In Carnobacteriaceae bacterium zg-84, the genomic window TGTCTAAAATGCCCCTTTCTTTTAAAGTAGCTGTCGTTAATAAAAAGCCGTCAGTAGTCATTAACTCTATCTGTTTCTTCGGATAAAGTTGCTGTAACATGGTCTGGAGTAGTCTAGCTGTCGTACTCTTTCCTACCGATACACTCCCAGAAATGCCAATAATAAATGGTACTTTCCGTTTCGATTGATGTAAAAAATCTTGTAAACTCGATTGCTTTTCAATATGATGTTTCAAATACAAATCAAACAAACGCACCATAGGCATATAAATATCCGTCACATCATCTAAAGATACTCTGTCATTTAACGACGTCAATTTTTTTAACGTATCCTCTGTTAAATGAATGTCATACGCCACTCCAAATGTTTTCCACGCCTCACGTGAAAATTGACTATAATGTTCCATACCAACTCTTTACCTCTTCATCAAAATCGTTCTATATTACTATACCACAATTCAGAAAACTTATAAATTTTTTTAAAACCTTAGAAAAATACAGACATTTCATGTAAAATACATATAGACAAGAAAAGGAGAACATTATGATTGGGATTGCCCGTGCACACACAAATATTGCCTTAATAAAATATTGGGGAAAACGTGATAAAAAGCTCTTTTTACCAATGAATAGCAGTTTATCATTAACACTGGATGCCTTTTACACGGATACAAAAGTAACCTTTGATCAAACGCTGACAAAAGATACTTTTTTCTTAAACAATAAAGAAGAAACAACCGAAAAAATCACACCATTTTTAGATTTATTTCGAGAAAAAATGTCCTCACCTCGCTTTGCCAAAGTAGAAAGTTTAAACTTTGTCCCTACCGCAGCTGGTTTAGCTAGTTCAGCTTCTGCTTTTGCTGCTCTAGCCGGAGCCATAAATCAAGCAAGTGGCTTACATTTAGATACACAAACACTCTCAACATTCGCTCGACGTGGCAGTGGTAGCGCAACACGCAGTCTGTACGGTGGCTTTGTTGAATGGAACAAAGGGACAGACTCTCACAATTCTATGGCAATCCCAATAGACGATGCTAGCTGGGATATTGCTATGATTATCATTGTCGTTAACCAAGCGAAAAAGACGATTTCAAGTCGTGACGGTATGGCATTAACTGTTCAAACTTCCCCTTTTTATCAAGCATGGGTAGAAAGTGCAGAAAAAGACTTACAAAATATCAAACAAGCGATTGCCAATAAAGATTTTATTACTTTAGGAGAAATCACTGAATTTAATGGTATGAAAATGCACGGTACCATGCTTGGTAGTAATCCTCCATTTTGTTATTTTGAACCAGAAACGATTATTGCTCAACAAGCCATTCGACAATTAAGAGCAGAAGGGATTCCTGCCTATATGACAATGGATGCTGGCCCAAATGTTAAAGTATTATGCCAAACATCAACTATTCCAACCATTTTATCTCATTTAGAAACGCTGTTTTCTAAAGATAAACTCATCATCTCTAAAGTTGGAAAAGCCATGCATTACTTAACACAAGACGACTGGGAACAATCTCTACAATCATTCGAGGACACATTATGATAACCGTAAACGTACCTGGAAAATTATTTATTGTGGGAGAATATGCCGTGACATCACCTCATCAGCCTGCCATTATCGCACCTGTCGAGCGTTTTTTGACGGCACGTATTGACGACTATCACGACAATATTATTTTTTCAGAACAACATAAACACACACTCGTTCACTTCACAAGGGAGAAGGAACAGATTTCAGCAACACCAAATCTATATCCGCTCATAACAACAGCCATTCACATAACAGAAAGTTATTTAACGATTACACCAAAGCCGTTCCGTTTAGATATTTCATCGGATTTAGATGCACCAGATGGAACAAAATATGGTTTAGGTTCTAGTGGTGCCGTTACCGTCGCAACCATTAAAGCCGTGGGCGCTTTCTACGGAAAAACACTAGACAATCTTACCGTCTATAAATTGGCTGTCTTAACACATCTATCTTTAAATAGCGTCGGTTCTTTTGGTGACATTGCCACTATTGCATTCGGCAAGCTAATCGCCTATACGATGTGTGATATTGACTGGTTAAAGCACCAACAACACACATGCTCCATTCAAGAAATTATTCATCAAAAATGGAAAGACTTATCTATTGAATGCCTTACTTTACCTAAAAACCTTTCTTTTTTAATCGGTTGGACTGGTACTCCTGCTAGTACCGAATTACTCGTTAAAGAAATGAAAAAACAAAAAGAAAGTGCACTTTATCAAACATTTCTAATGGATAATAAAGACTGTACAAATCAATGCATTCAAGCCATTAAAGAACAGAATATTTCCGTTATAAAAGCATGTATACAAAAAAACAGAAATCAACTACAACAATTATCCCGCTACATTGAAACACCAACATTAAAAACTCTTTGTGACATTGCTGAACGCTATGGAAGTGTGGCGAAAACATCGGGTGCCGGTGGGGGAGATTGTGGCATTTGTTTAGTTGAAAATGTACAGCAGAAAGAAAACATTATAAGCGCTTGGAATCAAGCAGCTATCTTACATTTAGGAGAAATTGGAGGCAATTATGACACAGCAAGTCAATCGAAAAGATGAGCATATCCAGCATGCTCTTGAACAATTTGTTCAGGAATCGACACCCGAGTTTGCACAAACACAATTTGTCCATCACTCATTCCCTGAAATAGCGTATGAGGATGTTAATATTCATACAAACTTGGATACTTTATTATTATCTGCTCCATTTTTCATCAATGCGATGACTGGGGGTAGTCAAAAAGCCTATGACATCAACCGCCAATTAGCTTTTATTGCCAAGGAAACCGACATACCTCTAGCAACTGGGAGTGTAAGCGTTGCTTTAAAAGAACCTGACACGGCAGAAAGTTTTCGTGTTGTCAGACAAATCAATCCAAATGGCTTAATCTTTGCAAATTTAGGTGCACATCACTCCGTGGAAAACGCTAAAAGAGCGGTCGACTTACTCGAAGCGGATGCCCTACAAATTCATGTGAATACCCCACAAGAAATGGTTATGCCCGAAGGAGAACGAGATTTTACAGGTTGGCTGCATCACATCGAACAAATTGTCGCCGAATTAAACATACCCATTATCGTCAAAGAAGTTGGATTCGGCATGTCAAAAGAAACAGTAACCCAATTAACAAATATTGGCGTGCGTATCATTGATATTTCTGGTAAGGGTGGAACAAATTTTGTCGACATTGAAAACAATCGCCGTATAACATCGTCATATAACATGCTCTCGGCATGGGGACAATCAACGCTCATTTCCTTATTAGAAGCCCAAAGCGTCCCCCATCCTACATTGATTGCATCTGGTGGAATCAAAAATGCACTAGACATAACTAAATGCATTGCTTTGGGCGCGAATGCCGTTGGGTTATCTGGACAAATACTCTATTTGCTAGAACGTCATGGTATGGAGCAAACAATAAACTACATTCGCCAAACAAAAGAACACATACGCACCATTATGACCTTACTTGGTGCAAAAAATATCTCTGAGTTACAACAAAAAGCTGTTGTTGTAGCACCGACTATCCAAAACTGGTGCCATGCTCGCCATATAGACTGGCAATATTTTGCAAATCGTAATTAACAAAAACAGTGAACGGACGTTTGGGAGCGTCCGTTCACTGTTTTTGATATTGTTTTTTAAATAAATACTGACTTATACCAAATAATAAAAGTATACCTAAAACTATCTAGGTACACTTTCTCACATATTCTATTAAACATTGGCTCCATCCAATTTTTATCGCTTTACACTTTAGCTTTTTGTTGTTGATACCACTTTTTCACAAAAATAATCACATTAACAAAAACTAATACTGTCACAAAAATCAGTGTAATGGTTGCACCTGGAGGGGTACTGTATTCATAAGAAGCATATAACCCACCTACCATACCTAAAAAACCAATACACATTGCCCATAAAATGACACTTGTAAAACTATTTGAGAAACGCATGCTAATTGCTGTAGGTAAAATTAAAATGGAGGCAACAAGTAGAGCGCCTGCAATCGGCATCATTACACTAATGGTCACACCCGTGACAATATTGATTAACAATGACATCAATCGAACAGGTAATCCGGCTGTAAAAGCTGTGTCTTCATCAAACAATAGTACATATAAAGGTTTTCTAAACAGAATATACAATCCACCAATAAAAATGACTAAACCAATTAAAATAGACACCTGTTCACTAGATACGGTAACCAATGAACCAAATAAATATTGTTCAACTTTAATACCCGCTGCATTTTTTCTAAGGGACATCAAAATCAATGCAACTGCTAATCCCGTAGACATCAAAATGGCAACCGATATTTCAGAGTAGCTTTTATAGACACGACTTAAATACTCCATAATCAATGCAGCAATCATCACAACAACAATCGTTGTCACTGTTGGTGAAACACCAATCAACAATCCTAAAGCAACCCCTGATAAAGAAACATGCGATAATGTGTCTGCCAATAAAGACTGTTTACGCAAAATTAATAATAAACCTAAAATAGGAGCAATACACGCAATACAAATCGCTGCTAAGAACGCTCTTTGCATGAAATCATACTGAAACATCTCCATGGTGAATGCTCCTTTCTCACTAAATGTACATGTTTGTCAATATAATCATCTAATATATCGTCCTCATGGGTTACCATTAAAACAGCTTTATGGTGGTGTTGGCAACTATGTTTTAACAAATCATAAAACTGTTTCCGTGATTGAATATCCATACCAGTTGTTGGTTCATCTAAAATCAATAAATCTGGATCTGTAGCAAATAAACGCGCTAAAAAAATTCTTTGTTTTTGCCCACCAGATAAATCCCCAATACGTTTATACTTCAAGTCCCACATACCAACCGATTTTAATGATTTTTCAATATGCTCTTTATCATGTGCATCTAAACGTTTGAACCATTTTCCATTTGCATATCGTCCTGATGCAACTAAATCATACACACGACTAGGAAACCCCACATTGAATGAAGCAATTTGTTGTGGAGCATATCCAATTAACATTTTTTGTCCAAATTGATTCACTGGACTAATATGTGCTGAACCTTCTTGAGGTTTTAATAAACCTAAAATCAACTTTAATAACGTCGACTTAGCTGCACCATTTTCTCCAGTTAAAATGGCAAACTCTCCAGCTTCTAATTGAAAGGATATATTATCTAAAACTCTTTCAGCATCATAGGAAAAAGATAACTGATGAACGTCAATATACGCCATTTTCTCACTCCTTTTTCAGTAGAAAAAGCACCAACTTGTGTCAGTGCTATTCTTTATTATATACTAATTCGATCTTGTTTTTCTACTTAATTGATTTTTGTAATGATACTAAGTTTTCTTCTAAAATTTGTAAGAAATCTTTACCTTCTACTTTTGATTCCATTGTATACAATGTTTCAATACTTGCACCTGTTTCTTTTGCAACAGCGTTTGCTGTAGCTTGAGAACTACCTGGATCAACATAAATTGTTGTTAATTTATGCTCTTTCATTTCTTCAACAACTTCTGCAATATCTTGTGCTGTTGGCTCTTTTGCTTGTAAACCAGAAATGGCTTCTTGTTCTAAGTCATAACGATGTGCAATGTATCCAAATGCAGCATGTTGTGTAACAAATGCTTTGTTTGTAGCATTTTTAAAAGCAGCATCATATTTTTTAGCTAAAACATCTAATTTTTCAAGTAACATATCACGATTTTTTTCATAATCTGCTTTATGAGCAGTATCCGCTGCAATTAAACCTTCTGCAATAGTTTTTACTTGTGCTTTTGCTGTTTCTGGATCTAACCAAATATGTGGATCCAACGCATCCTCATCTTCATCATGGTCATCTTTATGATCTCCATCATGATCATGATGATGTCCTTTTCCTTTTATAAAGGAAACATCTTTACCAGATTCAATAAATGCCACTTTTGATTCTTTACCTAAACCATCTTGTACACTTTTCACCCATGTTTCCATGTTGTTACTACTATATACAAATACTTTAGCTTTATCAATTAGTGCAATATCTTTTGCACTTGGCTCAAAATCATGTGGCTCTACCGCTCCCTCAATCAACATGCTGACGTTAGCATGTTCACCTGCAATCGCTTGTGTCATATAATACACAGGATAAAAACTTGTCACAACAGACAATTTTTCCATTTTTGGTGCTTCAGTCATTTCTTGTTTCTTACTTGGTGCTTGACATGCAGCCAATACAAGTACCAAAATAAAGAAACTTAATTTTTTTAAATGTTTCATAATATCTCCTTTTTATCGAAATAGTAATACTTACGATTTATATTTTAACATATTTTACTAAAAAATTCAAGTTTTTTATACACTGTAGTATTTGTATTCATAATTCTTTTTTGATATACTTTTTTTATCGTACATAAAAGGAGATTGATTATGTCAACAAAACAAAGTCATATCAAACAATTAACACTATTTTCTTTATTTACAGCTATTTTAATCATGCAAACATTCATTCCCGTTTTAGGATATATTCATCTAGGCTTTGTCGACTTTACTATCGTTCATATTACTGTTATTTTAGCTGCCTGTCTTTTAGGTTCAAAATTAGGAACAGGGATTGGCTTAACATGGGGATTGCTTTCAATGATAAAAGCCTACACAACAGCAGGTATTTTAAATCCCCTATTTTATAATCCTCTTATCTCCGTCCTACCTAGAATGCTTGTAGGTTTATTGGCAGGAGTTCTTTTTCAATTATTAAGTAAAAAAATTAGCTTAACCATGTCTGCGGTCATTGCCTCATTCATTGGGACCATCACAAATACAGGACTTGTCCTAGGTGGATTTTATGTCTTTGGCTATCAATTTATCGCCAACACACTCCCAAATCCATCTCAATCAGGAGATGTTGTTCTCGGATTTATTTTGACACTTATTTCTACAAATACATTATTTGAATTATTATCAGCAATTATTGTAACACCCGCATTAGTCAAACCTTTATCATCCCTATTCAAAAAATAATGAAAAACTCAATTTTCCAAACAAACACAAATAAGCCGACATCAACATGTCGGCTTATTTGGTGTTGGTGGCTCCCTTTGGGAAGCCACCAACACTCATTGTCATATATTGTCATAACGATATTATTTTAAAAAGTCTAATATATGTTGCCATGTATGCCAATTAAAGACATCAAAGGCATTGCCATCGCCTAAAATAGAATAGCCAATCATCAGCCCTATCACAAGAAACACGCCTACTAAGACAAGCATAAAAATACAATAAAATAAAATACGCAACATATCGTTTTCTAAAAATACTAATTGTGTTGCAGATACTGTTTTTAACGATTTTTTATTGTCTTTGCTCACTATGATTCACTCCTTATGATATAAATAATTGATGTATCTCGTCCATGCTCAATACATTTGGTACTCGTACAATATCGGCACCTAATGCTTTTAACTTTTCATGGAATTTATAATAACCTCTATCTAAATAAACCAACTCCACAACTTGTGTAAAGCCTTCTGCACGCAAACCCGCTAACACTAACGCTGCTGCTGCACGCAAATCAGATGCTGCTACTTCTGCTCCTTGCAAGTCATGTGACGGATTCATAAAAACGGTTTGTCCTTCGATTCTAAAATCGGCATTCATACGACGCAATTCTTCAAAGTGCATAAAACGATTTTCAAAAACGGTTTCGGTCATGCTTGTCCCTTTATTAGACAATAACTGCGCAATCGTCATTTGAGCTTGCATATCTGTTGGAAAGCCCGGATGAGGCATTGTTTTTACATCGGTTCCTTTTAATACGTCTGGCCCAATGACACGAATACCATTATCTTGCTCTTTAAAAACAACACCCATTTCTGTTAACTTAGACATCAATGGTTTGTTATGATCGGCAATGGCATCTTCAATAAAAATATCTCCTTTTGTAATGGCTGCCGCCATCATAAAGGTACCTGTTTCAATCCTATCTGGAATCACATAATGTGAAGCACCTTTTAATCGTTCCACCCCAACAATACGAATGGTATCTGTACCTGCACCATATACTTTTACACCCATTTTATTTAAAATATTCGCTAAATCAACAATTTCTGGTTCTCTAGCAACATTTTCAATTACAGTCGTCCCATCTGCTAAAGTTGCTGCCATCATAATATTTTGCGTTGCACCAACACTTGGGAAATCTAAATAAATATGCGCACCTTTTAAAGTTTCAGCGCTTGCTTCAATAAAACCAGCATCTACATTGATTGTGGCACCCAAAGCCTCAAAGCCCTTTAAATGCAAATCAATCGGACGTGTACCAATTGCACAACCTCCCGGTAAGGATACTTTCGCATAGCCTTTACGTGCCAATAACGGCCCCATGACAACAATCGAAGCACGCATTTTACTCACATATTCAAATGGTGCTGTCGTTAACAAGTCCCCCGTTGCATCAATCTCCATCGTATTTGTTTTTTCATCAAACACAAGCGATACATTTAACGCTTTTAAAACATCATTCATTAAATAGACATCAGATAATACAGGAACATTCGCCAAATTTGTCTTTCCTGTTTCTGCTAATAAACTAGAGGCTAAAATAGGCAATACCGCATTTTTAGCACCCTCTACTTTTACTGTTCCGGATAACGATTTACCACCTCGAACAATAATTCTCTCCATAGTAACAACTCCAAATTTTTATTTATCTCTTATCAAATATCCCGTTAAAATAACATGTAACAAGTTCAAGTAAACTCGCACAATCATTATAGCATACTTTACTTAAAAAGGTAGTCTTTCTTACCTGTCACCCTTTTTAAATAAAGGTTGACAAAAAAAGATAAATACGCTACTCTATCCAAAAAGGAGGGCTAATATTGAGTACAAAAAGTTCTGTATTATCCATATTACAGTGCCAGACAGACTATATTTCTGGGACGACATTATCACATCAACTCGATGTGACACGTAATACCATTTGGAAAGCCATTCAAGCATTAAAACAAGAAGGATATATCATTGACACAAATGCCAAAGGTTATAAACTGACTGTCACACCAACACAATTAAACCAAACTTTAATACAAGCAGCATTCCCACAAGGTGATATGTTCACTTACGACAGCATTACATCAACCAATTCTCAAGCAAAGCAATATGCCGATACACTAAAAAAAGACTTTGCTGTATTTATCGCAAACGAACAAACAATGGGAAAAGGCCGATTTGGTAGACCTTTTTACTCCCCTAAACAATCTGGACTATATATGAGTTTACTCTACCCGTCA contains:
- the mvaD gene encoding diphosphomevalonate decarboxylase, coding for MIGIARAHTNIALIKYWGKRDKKLFLPMNSSLSLTLDAFYTDTKVTFDQTLTKDTFFLNNKEETTEKITPFLDLFREKMSSPRFAKVESLNFVPTAAGLASSASAFAALAGAINQASGLHLDTQTLSTFARRGSGSATRSLYGGFVEWNKGTDSHNSMAIPIDDASWDIAMIIIVVNQAKKTISSRDGMALTVQTSPFYQAWVESAEKDLQNIKQAIANKDFITLGEITEFNGMKMHGTMLGSNPPFCYFEPETIIAQQAIRQLRAEGIPAYMTMDAGPNVKVLCQTSTIPTILSHLETLFSKDKLIISKVGKAMHYLTQDDWEQSLQSFEDTL
- a CDS encoding metal ABC transporter permease, whose amino-acid sequence is MEMFQYDFMQRAFLAAICIACIAPILGLLLILRKQSLLADTLSHVSLSGVALGLLIGVSPTVTTIVVVMIAALIMEYLSRVYKSYSEISVAILMSTGLAVALILMSLRKNAAGIKVEQYLFGSLVTVSSEQVSILIGLVIFIGGLYILFRKPLYVLLFDEDTAFTAGLPVRLMSLLINIVTGVTISVMMPIAGALLVASILILPTAISMRFSNSFTSVILWAMCIGFLGMVGGLYASYEYSTPPGATITLIFVTVLVFVNVIIFVKKWYQQQKAKV
- a CDS encoding phosphomevalonate kinase; the encoded protein is MITVNVPGKLFIVGEYAVTSPHQPAIIAPVERFLTARIDDYHDNIIFSEQHKHTLVHFTREKEQISATPNLYPLITTAIHITESYLTITPKPFRLDISSDLDAPDGTKYGLGSSGAVTVATIKAVGAFYGKTLDNLTVYKLAVLTHLSLNSVGSFGDIATIAFGKLIAYTMCDIDWLKHQQHTCSIQEIIHQKWKDLSIECLTLPKNLSFLIGWTGTPASTELLVKEMKKQKESALYQTFLMDNKDCTNQCIQAIKEQNISVIKACIQKNRNQLQQLSRYIETPTLKTLCDIAERYGSVAKTSGAGGGDCGICLVENVQQKENIISAWNQAAILHLGEIGGNYDTASQSKR
- a CDS encoding type 2 isopentenyl-diphosphate Delta-isomerase; protein product: MTQQVNRKDEHIQHALEQFVQESTPEFAQTQFVHHSFPEIAYEDVNIHTNLDTLLLSAPFFINAMTGGSQKAYDINRQLAFIAKETDIPLATGSVSVALKEPDTAESFRVVRQINPNGLIFANLGAHHSVENAKRAVDLLEADALQIHVNTPQEMVMPEGERDFTGWLHHIEQIVAELNIPIIVKEVGFGMSKETVTQLTNIGVRIIDISGKGGTNFVDIENNRRITSSYNMLSAWGQSTLISLLEAQSVPHPTLIASGGIKNALDITKCIALGANAVGLSGQILYLLERHGMEQTINYIRQTKEHIRTIMTLLGAKNISELQQKAVVVAPTIQNWCHARHIDWQYFANRN
- a CDS encoding zinc ABC transporter substrate-binding protein, with amino-acid sequence MKHLKKLSFFILVLVLAACQAPSKKQEMTEAPKMEKLSVVTSFYPVYYMTQAIAGEHANVSMLIEGAVEPHDFEPSAKDIALIDKAKVFVYSSNNMETWVKSVQDGLGKESKVAFIESGKDVSFIKGKGHHHDHDGDHKDDHDEDEDALDPHIWLDPETAKAQVKTIAEGLIAADTAHKADYEKNRDMLLEKLDVLAKKYDAAFKNATNKAFVTQHAAFGYIAHRYDLEQEAISGLQAKEPTAQDIAEVVEEMKEHKLTTIYVDPGSSQATANAVAKETGASIETLYTMESKVEGKDFLQILEENLVSLQKSIK
- a CDS encoding metal ABC transporter ATP-binding protein, with protein sequence MAYIDVHQLSFSYDAERVLDNISFQLEAGEFAILTGENGAAKSTLLKLILGLLKPQEGSAHISPVNQFGQKMLIGYAPQQIASFNVGFPSRVYDLVASGRYANGKWFKRLDAHDKEHIEKSLKSVGMWDLKYKRIGDLSGGQKQRIFLARLFATDPDLLILDEPTTGMDIQSRKQFYDLLKHSCQHHHKAVLMVTHEDDILDDYIDKHVHLVRKEHSPWRCFSMISCKERS
- the murA gene encoding UDP-N-acetylglucosamine 1-carboxyvinyltransferase encodes the protein MERIIVRGGKSLSGTVKVEGAKNAVLPILASSLLAETGKTNLANVPVLSDVYLMNDVLKALNVSLVFDEKTNTMEIDATGDLLTTAPFEYVSKMRASIVVMGPLLARKGYAKVSLPGGCAIGTRPIDLHLKGFEALGATINVDAGFIEASAETLKGAHIYLDFPSVGATQNIMMAATLADGTTVIENVAREPEIVDLANILNKMGVKVYGAGTDTIRIVGVERLKGASHYVIPDRIETGTFMMAAAITKGDIFIEDAIADHNKPLMSKLTEMGVVFKEQDNGIRVIGPDVLKGTDVKTMPHPGFPTDMQAQMTIAQLLSNKGTSMTETVFENRFMHFEELRRMNADFRIEGQTVFMNPSHDLQGAEVAASDLRAAAALVLAGLRAEGFTQVVELVYLDRGYYKFHEKLKALGADIVRVPNVLSMDEIHQLFIS
- a CDS encoding ECF transporter S component translates to MSTKQSHIKQLTLFSLFTAILIMQTFIPVLGYIHLGFVDFTIVHITVILAACLLGSKLGTGIGLTWGLLSMIKAYTTAGILNPLFYNPLISVLPRMLVGLLAGVLFQLLSKKISLTMSAVIASFIGTITNTGLVLGGFYVFGYQFIANTLPNPSQSGDVVLGFILTLISTNTLFELLSAIIVTPALVKPLSSLFKK
- a CDS encoding DNA-directed RNA polymerase subunit beta — protein: MLRILFYCIFMLVLVGVFLVIGLMIGYSILGDGNAFDVFNWHTWQHILDFLK